Part of the Ammospiza nelsoni isolate bAmmNel1 chromosome 6, bAmmNel1.pri, whole genome shotgun sequence genome is shown below.
tttttttctcttttcattctcTGTAATAAGAATTACCTTTGCACCCTTTGATATATCTTACCTTTAAAGAAGACATAGTTAATGAGAACCATTACAGTCAAAGGATCAAGATTTTCCACTAGTTTAACTATTTtcccttttgtcttttcctcaATATAACTGTTGATCTGACTCTCAGCACCAACAGAGTTGTTAAAGTCAGTAGAAAAGACTTCAGATTCATAAAAGCTTTTGACATCATCAAAGAACTTCTGTACTGGTTTTAGTGTTTCTTCTATAAAAAGGGCATTGCCCAGGCTCAGCTGGAACTCACTATCTGAACGGTTCAGCATGTGGAGGAGTTGGCAAAAACCTTCATGTATTTCCTGTTCCTGAGTCTTTTTCAGGTTAAAGGCAAGCCCTTCCAAAATCTGTGTCAGTGTCACAGCCTTGGCACCAAGTGCCAGCATTGCAAAGGAAGCAGAGATGCTTATgggtgaaaagaaaatatttttgtccaTTGCTTCAGATGCAACCAGCTTgtaaaaggaaaatgcaaagtCAGCATTGCTGAAAACTAGTTTGACAAAGGTTTTGTTCTTAAGTGGAGAAGCTTCTTCCCACTGAGAATTACGTCCTGGGTAATATGTCCCTTTAGCATCATCCTGCTGATTACGGTAGTGAGGATGCTGTTGATGCAGGGCAACAGTATGCAAACCAACTAGCAATAAACACAAGGAGAAAGTggtcttcatttttctttcagctgtttCTGCAAAAGAAATAGACATGCAAAACATGTcatggaaattaatttgttcATACCATGTCCTCCAGTAAAGTAAAATGATGCTCTCAGAACACACCAATTCTCCAAAGCCCCCCACACTTATAATTTGCATTTCTGATGCATGTCAGTGTTCCCTGGAAAGAATACAACTCCACTATTGATATTTTTTGTCTAGTTCTCTTTCAAAAGAGgtaatttaaaacttttaaaagtttattaacttTAATATTAgcatattcttttaaaatttttaaataactgGAAGCTTATGACCTTTTCCCAAGAGTAACTGGCATGAGTGGGTTTTGCACTCACTACTGCATGAAGGTTACTGCAGCTCTGTTAGTCTTCCTCAATTCATCAAATAATTGGAGAATTTAATCTgtgttaaataaaaatgtgataTATGCATAGATCATACTATCCAGAACCAAAATTACAAAATACTCTTACAGTTCCTTCAAAGGTGAAAGACTAGATCACTAGTCTTTGTGGTATAAAAGTCTATAGTAATTTCTATTGTTTCCAAATgcaatttttactttattatgAGAAGTATCTTCCTTAGTATCAGTTCTTTCTGGCTTTTGaaatgtattgatttttttcataagaGGTATATTCCCTATTTACATGTACAAAGGCACCACTCCCAGGCAACGACCCCCTCAAAATGAAGTACAAGAGATCTAAAGGAAAACTAAAAGGGTACTTACATTGCTACAGCTTGGTCTTGTCTGCCCATTCTTCTCTTCAATACCATTAAACAGAGTTAATGAGAGCATTCTGTTAATCATTAATTAGTTCAAATAAAACTTGCCAGTGAGGATGCCAGGGAGAGTGCATGACATTGGCtattttggacaatttttccAACCCAGACAAATGCTGGGTGATGGGGCTGCAGACTAGAAGGAATGGAGCAGAGACTGTATCTCTGTTGCTTCCATGCTTGTGGATTGACAGGAgggacctgctgctgtgggtgtttGGCAAGGGAGCCACAGCCATACCTTTCGtggctggagctgacagctgtgacTTGGTGTGAGAGCCACCCCTTGCTTGGGTCTGCCTGAGCCAGCACCACTCACAAAGGATCACAGTGTCCCTGCCAAAATGCCTTCTTTGATTCGTTCTGGGGGCACTGCCCATGCCACAACCTCTCTGGCAGGATTTCAAAACTGGGTTTGGATTTAGAAAGTCCTTCTGCCTTACTATATACCTTAGTCACAACTTTCAACACCATGTTTGAtggtttgggggattttcttATGCAGAGCAGACCATGTGTGATTGGTTCACAGTCTCCAGGTTTCTTAGGAAAATAACACATGACATTATCATTCCAGTGGGACATTTGCAATCAATAAAGTTGTTTACTCATTGCTGTTGACCATCACCTGTGACTGAGTGTTTGGGGAACTGGGGAAGAGTTTTCACCTGGCTTTGtagaaaacacaacaaaaccacTACTGCTAAGAAGCAGCACCGACTGCAAAGAGAGACATAGTCAgatattttgtttccttgggaTAATCTTCTGCATCATATGCACCTGAAATGGACACTAGGAGGACACAGAACAGGCTGCCAATTCACCTTTCATCCAGTACTAAAGAAGACATGCTAGCATCACTGGATGATATTCAGGGTTGAATATAATATATGAGCAAATCACTGCAGGAGAACCTAAGGcagaaaatgaacttttttaAACAGATCTAGTTGCCAACATATCCCTATCTGCAAGTTCCTAGGCATTTGATTTCTGAGCAGGAGTCCCAGACAATATCAAATATTGAAATGCCCCACATGATGTGTTCAACATCTCTGGATGAGATTACACTGGTGGGGAGCTGCGCTTAGGAAGCTGAAGGCAATGCTGGAAAGGgaactggattttcttcccctcaATCTCAAATCAAGGCTCTTGTCCTGTGGTTGTTTTATATGGCTGCATAGTTAAGCAGCGAAACAGGACAGGGCatacccttttattttttaattcagcagAGTTAATCTTTTTGCACTCTTACCTAGGGGCTGGAACACCTGATCACTCGATCTGGTTACAAGACCCTCAAACCATTCTACTTGAGACCATCAGACCCAAGTCACCCACTTGGCTCCTATGTGAGCTGCAAGAGGCTGATGATGAAGTGAGGGGAAAGGTAATTCACAGCTTTCCTTCTGAGGGTCTTCTGCTTAAAGATCAAACGAAATATAAAACTACTTATGGGATGTGTGTAGATAATTTTGCATGAATTTCTGTGAAAGACATGTATGTGAATGCACACACTTCTAAGTATTCATAGGAGTGGAAAAAGATCATCCAGTAAATGTGATTTGTTAATGTAATAATGCACACACAAGTCTGGTTGACAGAAAACTTGGGCTGCCCTCTGAGAACAATTCAAAtagaagaagaaacaaaggcCCTAGGAATTGTTTCTGAATGTGATAACTGATTGATGAAGATGTGGAATTGTTACTAATTCTAATCATAGCAGTGTGTGAGTAGTTCTGCCAAAGAGAATCATTACCTTTGTTAAATCTGAACAGAACCTGTGGCTAATAATATGTGGCATAATTAATACATTATGatttgaactgaaaaaaaaaatgctatctCAAATTGCTTGTGATATTTTGATAACATATAAATAACATGATTTGATATATGATAATATATAAATGATAtgataatatataaataataacctcaaaacattttaaagaactTTGAAAAATTACACATTTGGTAGATTTTATATgcaattgttttaaaatttttttctaaaagctaGTAAAAATTAGTGTGCTCTTTTCCATCCTGGTATGAAGTAATGTAAAGGGGCCATTTTCTCTTCTGATGACAGACTGTCTGAGAGAGTTAACGTCTCTCAGCCTGATTATTTACAGCCTAATCAACTTATTTAATTGTCTtacttttattaatttaataatttcatttacatCTGAAAGTGATTCTcaggtttaaaatatttttacatcaCTTAATAttagaatgggaaaaaattcaaaTCACACATTTTTGTCATGCATGGAGAACACTTTCTGGGGAGAGTGCCAATGTAGTGGAAGGACAAAACATGTTGCTTTGTGGAGCCCTTAACAGGGAGTCTGTCCATCTAATCAGGTAAACACAGCTATTTTCCAACCTTTCCTATTATATTAGCTCAATTTTCACTCAATAGGAAAAACCTAAGTGCAAGAGATTGTTGAGAGGTTATTCTGTCTCTTTGGGTTGGTCCTAAACATTCTCCACAAAAAGTTCTCTCAGCCCAGGTCTGTCATTCAGGAGCGTACCAGGAGGACATGCTCGAGGAACAAATAAAAGTTGCTTCACCCTTCATCTTCCTCACagcattttaaatgcaaaaattaaTCCCTTCTGCTTTGTGTCAAAAAAAGCCTTTACAATGGAAGATGAACTTATTGTGGAGGAACCTCCATATTCTCTCCTGTAAGTTCTGATTCCCAActcttccccattccccatctgCATCCAACAAGGGCCCTACATGTGCACCTTGGTCCTGCTTTTCCATCAGCAGTCTGGGCTCCCTGGAAAAGGGGTTGATAGCAGGTGTTACTCCTGTGAAATATATAACAGACACAACATGAAATGGAAAAGCACTGTATGCAATATCTACCCAGGAAATTTATGGTTTGTAGGCTGCATTGTGTATAAAGATAgagttagggaaaaaaaaagccttactGATCATTGGAAATTTGTGTCAGGAACACATGAGGAGCAAGCAGTGTGCTGGTGCACCTTTGGAATTGCAGCATCACCCTGCAATGTGCCACTCCACATACACTGCCTGTGGGTGCAGATCCATCTCTTTTTACTGGCATAGAACTTGGCTCCTATGTGCTTCGTGGGATGGTCTGTGGCTCTGGCATCAGATGTGATAATGGAACACAGTCTCTCTTTGCCCAGTCTCTGCCATAAAtaagttttgcctttttttataCCTGCTAAGTTGTCTCTTTTCAAGGCTGAAAATCTTTCACCTCCAACAGGAGCCATTCCAGACCTTAGATTAACCTTACAATTTTTTCTGAAGATTTAATAGTTCTCTGTTATTATAGGATCATGTGTGAATGGTCCAGAGATTTAGATAACTTGCTATGtgatttgctctttttttctttcccagtaatttctaatatttaatTTGCCTTCTTTTCCACTACTGAGCTGATCTGTGTATGTACCACCACCAGAACACCAAACCATCAATCCTGTGTGACAGCAGTCAGTTCAAGTGCAGTATTTTGCCAAACCTGCAGCTAAAACTGTGCAAGAAAATCAAAGTCCCTATCAACACAATAACAAGCCAGAAAGATACTGTTGTTTCTGGTTTGAAAATGAGTCAGAATTTGTCATGTCCATTCCTTTACTTTACCAGGAGATGGTGGCACAGGGCTCCTTTTCCTATAATCCCCAGAACTCGAGGCTCCACGCATAACAGTTCTACTTGCAGATAATGTAGAAGAATCACACTGAAAGGTTGGCTTCTTGCAAGAATCTCACTCATAGCTGGTGtactgaaatatttgcattttaccAGTTGAATTTGCCCTATGGACCTTTTTCTCTTGGTCTTAAAGAGCCCTTCTTATGCAAATAACTTTTAGAATAATAAGTTCACCAGAATATAAAAGTTCttattttgaaatgaaattgtCTACCCATAGAAACCTCTTGgtgttaaattaaatttaaattgatATCTTACGTTCTATATTTTTGTGATGCAAACATGGCCATAATCAAGCACTAGGAAAATCCCTTATATAGATATTTTGGAATTACCCTCAAAATTTATTGGTTCCAAAGCCAGATAGAAAGTATTAAGGCTAAACTTTGCAAAGTGCTACCTTTTGTTGTTGTACAACAGATTAATATTGTTGGCCTCAGTgaagaagcagaaggaagatCAACTAGCTGAATAAATATattcaaagaaattaaatttattgtATGATTCTATTGctcatttcccttttcttaaaCAAGCCTGACACTCtaagattttaggattttgagGATTCTGACAGATTGGATATGGTGAAGCAACTCTCTTCCCATCTTCAATGGAGGCAAAATACGAGACTATGTGGTTGCCCTTAGCCTCTGCAGATCACAGCCTGGCAGGTCAGCACAATTCCATTTCCATCAATGACTTACATTATCATGGCTCCACAGGACACTTTGGGATCCAGGATGTACCTGCATGGGCTTTCTGCCATGGTTCTGCATCACCTTTCCTAGCCTGCCAATCCAAGGGCGTacagaggtgctggagcagatcTGCTCCTGTTGGATGACTCTTCTTGGTCACCTTTGGTGCCACTGTGAACATGTCAGGGCTATGGCACACAGCACAATCACAGGCATGGGCATGAGGGGGTAATCTTTGGCTGGGCCACTGACACACAAAATGTCTTCAAGTTTTACCTATAAGATTTACCAAGAGACACAGCTCTCACTTGAAAGATagaggaataaaaaataaattctagtAACCATCCTGTGAATATGTAAGTTATGATATGACTTTTTTGATGGCTAGACAATCTGAATCTGCAAGAACAGCAAACCTAACAGCATTCATACGCATTTTAGAATCTATTACATCTTTCATCATCTCTGTGCACAGATATTTTCTCCTGCTATGAGGTTCTTTCCTGGCTGCAACCATTTCATGGTGACTGTAACATGTAGGTTGGACTCGAtaatcttttccagccttaacaATTCTGCGATCTTGTTTTGTactgatttttcatttcaaacctCTTGCTTCATCAGAGCATCCTCCCTGTGGTCTGTTTTTCCTACATGAAACATAGTAAACAATATAGTAACTTTTCCTTAATAAGATATTTGCTCCAGTCACACAGTCTTCTTCAGACCTTCCATATGAGAATCACATTGCTGTTAACAGTTTTCAAATGATGAAGAATACATTCTTGCTTAGTAAAGTAATAAATCATAAGAATTTTTTCCAGATGGTTTATAGAAAAGAAACTGAATGCAAcaaaaaatagagaaataaaaactgtatAAATAAAGTTTATTCACTTGTACTAAATTCATCTCCAGCACTAGAACTGAACTATGCTTTCATCACTGAAATTCTTTCTtgcaaaaaaccaccaaaataaTTTGCAGTTATTATCAACATCAGAGGAGTTTGTGTAACCAAGATGTTAGTCATATCAAGGACATTTACATGAAATGGATGAATtatagttttctttaaaattgttCGTGTGGGGAAAGTGCAAttaccaaattattttaaatggatttaCTATTATACCTGGGACTTGGAACTTAATGAAGGATATTTCCAGATCAGTTTTTGGTGGCTAACAGTTTAATGATATCATGAATGAATGATATCATATATATGCTGTGTTTACATCTAATGGAAGCAGTCCCACGTGGGTTAGGGCAGATGTGCAGTACCCAGCCAGGAATGGGTAAGATTTGAAGGGTGTGTTACAGGACTCAGAGATACATAGCCCATGAAGGTCTTCATGCTTTTTTGCTCTTGATGATTTGCACTTGTTCTAACTCCCACTGCAGTGAATGTTTAGAGCTTTCGAGTGAAACACACATTTAAGAATGTTTGTGTTTCTCTTGCACTTTTTCTGTGGTTGGAAATCCTAGTGCCTCTGTTCTTTGGAGAAATTATTTGAATGCTGGATTAGGGATTAACTCTGTCTGAGGTTTTTTCCTACGTTCCAAACTACGAAGACTCATGTCAAGACTCATGAGTAGCTGCGTTCTCAGAATCTCCACTCAAAACCCACCTTGCCTGGGAACTATCACAATCTGGTTTTAAGAACTTTGTGATTCTCTGCTTGGAATTAGTACAAAGAAAATGCCTGCAGCTTTTGTTGCACTGAATCTACTGAAACATTTAGAATGGAGTTGGCTTGCAACCTGTCCAAATTCTCATTTCCTTGCAATAATAGCAGTGATCACAGGCTGTGCAGATGACCGTGGGGAGAGGGTGGATGTGCTTGTTCAAAGCATTCCAGATACCAGGGCTGAGACTCAAATGGTATAGCTGGGAACAAGTCCAAAGTATTGGTAGCGCCTGAACAGCAGAGTTTATGTGAGCAACTGGTGCTTCTGTACCTGCCCAAATGCTCTGTGCCCTTTGGCATTGTCAGCACCTCTCCTTACTGCTGAAAGGAACACACATTGCAGTGGCCCTGCAATTCCACTGCCTCATGTTTTGTAACAACATTCTACATGGACTCTGCCATGTGGCAAACAAACAGTGTTGCTGACAGAAGATATCCTGTCATCAAGCAGAGTCCCACTGGACCATAAACAAGGTCAGACAGAACAAACTTACGACTCCCACATGGCCCATAGGCTGCCAGGAGAAGTTTGGTACTCGGGGgtcctggggcacagctgggctgccttCTAGGGACCAGCCCTGTGGGTCTGTCTTCCCTCACAGGGGCTCTCAGCTGAGCTAAACTCTCTCTAGGTCCTTTTCCTCGTGACTTCCCATAAGTGTGTCAGATCACAGACCCACAGGAGTTGAATGTTTATGATAGGTGGTCACACGCTTCACTGTAATCTGTATTATCCCCTTCTGCTAACTCTCACTACAGGGTCAGGTGGATTAAGTTAAAGGCTACAACCTTTAGCTTATAAAGAAAGTCTAGTTTTCTTTCAGGGCTTAGTTTGGATCCAACTGCCCCATAGACTGAGAGAAAGCATGAGTGGGAATTGTAGAGGAATAAAAACATCTCCAGATAAATGAGAGGCACCATAAAACACGTGTTTACCACAGATTAAATACACAGTCCCTAAATGAAAATTTTAGTTATTTATGTCTATCAGAacccttcctttttttgtctACCTTTAATAACACTAATAGAATGAAGAGGGTTCCCTATCACATattaagagaaaagaaaactgcaaaGACAAATGATGCAAAGTAGACCAAGACAGATTTTCTtggaattaggaaaaaatactcCATCTCCCTAAACAAGCTTTACAGAATTGTTCAGTTCCTAAAGAATATTATCAGAACTGTGCTGAGAGTAACATCAGTGAGGTATGTTCAGTGCCCAGACACTATAGATCTTCATACTGTGAACTGTAggcatttttctgcttttggtgTATGTTTGGCACAAGATTTATTAGTTTACTGTCCCCTACACATCCCCTTCTTCCAGAGGGATTTAGGATCCTACCCTCAGTTGGTGCCACAATTCAGGTCAGCTTGATGGTCTGGGACATGAAGTTGCGCATCTGGAAGACAACTGTAGAGATGCCCCACAGCTTGGTAGGTAAGGCCCAAACCAGCATTCAGAGGTATCTATCCCATTTTGTACTTTTGCTAGTAGCAGTCATTTTCACAGACCATTAGCGAAACTTCCAATGCAGCTGTTGTCCTGCCATCTCAAACCCAAAGGCCTGGGAGGTAGATGGGGAAGAAAGTTGCTCTGTGTGTGATTTCCCAAAGCTTTTGCTCTGTCCTAGCAACGATTGGATTTTTCCTAACTTCTTTCCCTTTAGCAACAGGCCAACAACCTATTTTTCTGCCACCACACTCTGATAAAAATCTTGTGGCTTTGATAAAAATCTCACCATCCTACCTTCTAATCAGTCTTGATGCACAGATTTATCTGGATGGGATCTCACAGGAACTGCTCCCGGCTCCTGCTGGGTTTGTgtgggcactgcagagcaggctgcctCACACCACGGCAAGTTCTCATTAATCTTGCTCTGTAAAAGCTGTTCTTTGCACAGAGGTGTGGTCTCTGCCAGTCCCCTGAGTGATGCCATCTTACCTCATGAGGAGCAATAGCTCAGGGCTTCCACCGAGTTCTTGCCATTTGCAGCAAAGGGACTCACACAAGGCAGCAATCTCCAAGTCCCCCTGAGTCAGAATCACAGCTCCCCATACACCAACCCAATCCTACAAACACCAGTGAGCCCCTGCAAAGCACCCCTGTGTAAGGTGGGCCAAGTTTGGGAGAACAGGTCAGAAGGCCAGAGAGATGTCAGGGATGGGGAacttgtttgttgttttggggctTGCACCACCTTTGCAGTGCTCAAAATGGACTGCCAGGATCACTGTAGAAATGAGCAGTGTACATTCAGAAGCCTCATCTTCCTAGGGATGGGGACTCAACTCCACTTGCAAAAAATGTATCCAGGGTGAATGTGCAATGGCATGAGAGCAGCGCAGTGGGATAGCAGCTGTCAAAGTCAGCCTCTCCttgaggcagcagctgtgcaatGTGCCTCAAGGTTTGCTATAGAGTTTAGCCCCAGTGCTCCACTGAAAGAGTGGGTGATCTACAGACCCACAACAGCAAGAAAGTGTTAAGGTATTTcttgaaaacagattttatcCAAATAGGCGTGTAAAGAGAGAATGTGAAGAATCACAATTTCCATATGAGAAAAGCTGCACTCATTTAACAGCTTTCAGACAGATTTTGCTGATATCTCAGTAAGAATGACTAAAggtgtttgttgtttttgagATTTATAGAATGGTAAAAGAGACTGGAGTAATTCCTtaagtgaaatatttaaattacattgtATATTTTATTGATTATCCACAATTGATCAATTATTCATGaatgacattttttcacagacaATTCTTTGACAATTTATGCTATGCCCAATGTCACTGTCTCAGAGTTTTTTGCTGACCTTGTGGAGTGCAAAGAGACACTTGCAATAAGAGCTACATCAGAATAAGTCTATTGTTTCAGGGattattctctttcttttttgtcaATGATTTCTTAAGATGTCCTAGGCAAAGAGTTGGAACATGTGAGAAAGAACAGGTTGATTGAGGATAAACATCAGCCTAGGCAACAAAGAGTGATGTAAGGAGGAAAGGACTCTGCAGGGACCAGTTCAGGTAAATACTGGAGAAAACATAGTAGAATGATAAGAGTTGTGACCTATTGGGATAAAACTTTTGGTGAGTAATCCAGAACTGAAAGCAGGACAAAACTCCTTAGCAgagataattaatttttaaatataacaaTGTACTTAAGAAAAAGTTATCTTCCGTGGAAAATTTGGGATATGCATTAATAAGTTGAATTGTTATGGTGGTTTGATCCTGGTTGAATGACAAATGCCCACTAAAGTAATACCATTACTCCTTTCCTCAATtgggaaatgcagagaaaataaaatgaaaggtTCGTGAGTCGAGATAAGGATAGGGAGAAATCACAAACTGATTACTGTCACAGGCAAAATGGACTTGGAGAAATTAACTAAATTTATTACCAAttaaaatcagagcaggataatgagtAGTAAAACAAATCTTAGAAACACCTTTGTGCCAGCTCAGGGAGACAGGCAATAAGGCTCATGGCCAGTTCATCTtgtggttctgctgctgcttcctcctcagggagaggagtcttttccctgctccagtgtgtgGTCCCTCACACAGCAGACAGTCCTCCACAAACTTCTCCAGCATGAGCCCTTCCCATGGACTACAGCTTTTTatgaactgctccagtgtggtccctcccacaggatgCAGCccttcaggcacagcctgctccagtgtgggtccttcCACAGGATGCAGCCCTTCAGGCCCTGAGTGCTCCTTCAGGCTCTAGAGTGGGCTCCTCTCTCCGTGGGTGTGCAGGTCCTGCCcggagcctgctccagtgtgggcttcccatggggtcacagcctccttaGACATCCACCTGCTCTGAGGGGGCCTCTCCATGGGCTGTAGGTGGATCTCAGCTCTCCCTTGGACCTCCATGGGTGGCATGGTGACAGCCTGCTCACCCTGGGCTGTACCACAGCCTGCAGGTGGATCTTTGCtttggcacctgcagcacctcctcccctggTTCTGCACTGACCTGGGTGTCTGGAGGATGATTTCCGTCATTTATTCTCACTCTGAACTCCTCTGGCCTCAATTACTTCTGCAAAATAACTTTATTCCCTTCTCAAATATGTCACCACAGAGGTGTTACTATCGTTCTTGATTGGCTgagccttcagcagcagcagatccacCTTGGAGCTGACTGGCAGTGGCTCTGTCTGATATGGGGAACTtgtggcagctgctgagtgAAGTCACCCCTATAGGCCCCCTCACAAGCCTCCCACAGGCCCCCACTACCAAAACCTTACCATCCAAACCCAATACAATTATTCAGCTGGGGAAAATGTCACA
Proteins encoded:
- the LOC132074877 gene encoding alpha-1-antitrypsin-like isoform X1, whose amino-acid sequence is MFCMSISFAETAERKMKTTFSLCLLLVGLHTVALHQQHPHYRNQQDDAKGTYYPGRNSQWEEASPLKNKTFVKLVFSNADFAFSFYKLVASEAMDKNIFFSPISISASFAMLALGAKAVTLTQILEGLAFNLKKTQEQEIHEGFCQLLHMLNRSDSEFQLSLGNALFIEETLKPVQKFFDDVKSFYESEVFSTDFNNSVGAESQINSYIEEKTKGKIVKLVENLDPLTVMVLINYVFFKAHWKKPFSTALTKQEDFFVDQKTSVKVDMMYRKGYYRNYFDEELSCWLVQVPYNGDVAALFILPDEGKMKQVEDALLKRTVTKWEKSLQDRKIHLHIPKFSISGTYDVKNIVKQMGMVNLFTEQADLSGITEEPGLTVSKVIHRAVLNVHENGTEAAGATVKEITWRSGDFPRPPRVRFNRPFLLLILDKFTHTVLFIGKIVNPQKND
- the LOC132074877 gene encoding alpha-1-antitrypsin-like isoform X2 produces the protein MKTTFSLCLLLVGLHTVALHQQHPHYRNQQDDAKGTYYPGRNSQWEEASPLKNKTFVKLVFSNADFAFSFYKLVASEAMDKNIFFSPISISASFAMLALGAKAVTLTQILEGLAFNLKKTQEQEIHEGFCQLLHMLNRSDSEFQLSLGNALFIEETLKPVQKFFDDVKSFYESEVFSTDFNNSVGAESQINSYIEEKTKGKIVKLVENLDPLTVMVLINYVFFKAHWKKPFSTALTKQEDFFVDQKTSVKVDMMYRKGYYRNYFDEELSCWLVQVPYNGDVAALFILPDEGKMKQVEDALLKRTVTKWEKSLQDRKIHLHIPKFSISGTYDVKNIVKQMGMVNLFTEQADLSGITEEPGLTVSKVIHRAVLNVHENGTEAAGATVKEITWRSGDFPRPPRVRFNRPFLLLILDKFTHTVLFIGKIVNPQKND